Proteins from one Oncorhynchus gorbuscha isolate QuinsamMale2020 ecotype Even-year linkage group LG18, OgorEven_v1.0, whole genome shotgun sequence genomic window:
- the zgc:112334 gene encoding rab GDP dissociation inhibitor beta produces the protein MQEFDIIVLGTGQKECILSGLMSVGGKKVLHIDRNPYYGGESASISSLEELYKRFQVPCPAKPMGRGRDWNVDLVPKFLLASGELVKMLVYTKVTRYLDFKVVEGSYVYRAGKVHKVPSTEAEALASDLMGMFDKRRFKKLLLFLLNFEERDPRTYQDMDPNRTSMRELFRHFDLGPDIMEFTGHAMALYRSDDYLDQPCIQTIRRIKLYSESLARYNFSPYLYPLYGLGELPQGFARLNAVHGGSYMLNRGVEEIVMDKGKVVAVKSEGALFRCKQLICDPSYVPNRVKKVGRVIRVICLLNHPIKNTHDANSCQIIIPQTQVHRKSDIYVCMVSYAHNVASEGMYIAMVSTTVETSNPEKEVQPGLELLEPIQQKFVSISNMMVPIDDGRNSQIFVSRSYDATTHFEMECEDIKDMYRRITGSEFIFGDLRKDCGGDDDDDDED, from the exons ATGCAGGAGTTTGATATCATAGTGTTGGGTACAGGACAGAAG GAATGTATTCTCTCTGGCTTGATGTCAGTGGGTGGGAAGAAGGTCCTTCACATTGACCGCAACCCTTACTATGGTGGAGAGAGTGCCTCTATCTCCTCCCTAGAAGAG CTATATAAGAGGTTTCAGGTTCCATGTCCAGCTAAGCCAATGGGACGTGGGAGGGACTGGAATGTGGACCTTGTTCCCAAATTTCTACTTGCCAGTG gTGAGCTGGTTAAAATGTTGGTGTACACCAAGGTAACTCGGTATCTGGACTTTAAGGTGGTGGAGGGCAGCTATGTGTACAGGGCTGGTAAAGTCCACAAGGTCCCTTCAACTGAGGCAGAAGCCCTAGCTTCAG ATCTGATGGGGATGTTTGACAAGCGCAGGTTCAAGAAGCTTCTTCTGTTCCTTCTGAACTTTGAGGAGAGAGACCCGCGGACCTACCAGGACATGGACCCCAACAGGACCAGCATGAGGGAGCTGTTCCGCCACTTCGACCTGGGACCAGACATCATGGAGTTCACTGGTCACGCCATGGCCCTGTACCGCAGTGACGA TTACTTGGACCAGCCGTGCATCCAGACCATCAGACGGATCAAGCTGTATTCTGAGTCTCTGGCTCGGTATAACTTCAGTCCGTACCTCTATCCACTGTATGGGCTAGGGGAATTACCTCAGGGCTTTGCCAG GTTAAATGCAGTGCATGGAGGGTCCTACATGTTAAacaggggagtggaggagattgTGATGGACAAGGGCAAAGTGGTAGCAGTGAAATCTGAGGGAGCG CTGTTCCGTTGTAAACAGCTGATCTGTGACCCCAGCTACGTGCCCAACCGGGTGAAGAAGGTGGGCCGGGTCATTCGGGTCATCTGTTTACTGAATCATCCAATCAAAAACACCCATGATGCCAACTCCTGTCAAATCATTATCCCTCAAACACAAGTCCACAGGAAATCAG atatctatgtatgtatggtgtCCTACGCTCACAATGTGGCATCAGAGGGGATGTATATCGCAATGGTGAGcaccactgtagagaccagtaaCCCAGAGAAGGAAGTGCAGCCTGGGTTAGAACTACTAGAGCCCATTCAGCAGAA ATTTGTTTCCATCAGCAACATGATGGTCCCCATTGACGATGGAAGGAACAGTCAA ATCTTTGTGTCTCGCTCCTATGATGCCACGACACACTTTGAGATGGAGTGTGAGGACATCAAGGATATGTATCGCCGCATCACAGGATCAGAATTCATCTTTGGTGACTTACGCAAAGactgtggtggtgatgatgatgatgacgacgaggACTAA
- the ndufaf3 gene encoding NADH dehydrogenase [ubiquinone] 1 alpha subcomplex assembly factor 3, which yields MSLVPTGIRYLTVNNMAVTMCARLFFHRSSQGLLLSPLTPPAFTSPFLSRAHRLGPSDDEMYQRTTVSVMQKEPGAGAMIHSYSPRGFNIDGNRVFGPCAVLPPAILQWNVGSYKDITVESMALFHMLEPRIEVLVLGTGGRSERIDPKVLALLKSKGIAVEVQDTPNACATFNFLSSERRVVAAGLIPPPISTELE from the exons atgtctTTGGTTCCAACGGGCATTAGGTACTTAACTGTCAACAACATGGCTGTCACTATGTGTGCACGACTGTTTTTCCACAGATCTTCACAGGGTCTTCTGCTCAGCCCTCTGACACCACCCGCGTTCACAAG cccCTTTCTATCTCGCGCCCACaggcttggtcccagtgatgatGAGATGTACCAGCGTACCACAGTGTCTGTCATGCAAAAAGAACCAGGAGCTGGAGCAATGATCCACAGCTACAGCCCCAGAGGGTTCAACATCGATGGGAACCGTGTTTTCGGGCCATGTGCTGTGCTACCTCCAGCCATCCTCCAATGGAAT GTAGGCAGCTATAAAGACATCACTGTAGAGAGCATGGCCCTTTTCCACATGCTGGAACCTCGAATTG AGGTTCTGGTCCTGGGCACAGGGGGTCGGTCAGAGCGGATTGACCCCAAAGTCCTGGCCCTCCTCAAGAGCAAAGGCATCGCTGTGGAGGTGCAGGACACG CCAAACGCTTGTGCAACCTTTAACTTCCTGAGCAGTGAACGGCGAGTGGTGGCGGCAGGTCTGATTCCTCCTCCAATCAGCACGGAGCTGGAGTAG